ATGAGATCTCTGTTACCCGGTACTGTTCTTCTAGTAAAGTGAAGattgccttttgttttcttcaagaTTACTTTGTACTTGCAGTTTCTTCATTATTTTGCTTGTGATGCATATTTTCTCTGCCATCTTGATTGTAGACTGCTACACCTTGAGAGATTTGGAGAAAATGAACTTCAATCTGTCCAGTTCACTGATAGACGCGAGTTTCATTTTGACTGTTGACGGTTTGGCTTCTCTTGAACTGCCGTCATTCTTCAGCAGTGGCCTTAGTGGCAACCTACCTGAATGTAAATCCCAAATTCTTGTGTAAACTTTGAAGTACAGGCTAAATTGTTTGACAGAGATATTTTTGGCAGGCTTTTGTGAGCTGAAACAAGTGAAGGAGTTGAATCTCAGCGGCAACGAACTCACTGGGAGCCTCCCTTTGCGTTGGCAAAACATGGCATATCTTCGCATTCTGAGTCTCAGTGACAGCAAGTTCACAGGAAACGCCACCTCGACTCTTCTTGCAAGCCTTACTTCACTCAAATAACTTTCCATCTCAAAGAACCCTTTTGAAGTCCCTTCTTCTCTGAGTCTATCCACCAACCATTCAAGGCTTAAAGTCCTTTTGCTAGACAATGCAAAGCCAAGAACAACAGATGCAAAGGGTGAACCTTGGATTCCAAAGTTCCAACTGAATGTTTTGAGCTGGTCAAGTAGTCAATTTGAAGGGTCTTCAGTGACTTCTCTCAGCTTTCTCTATCACCAACACGACTTGAGAGTTGTCGAGCTCTCCTCCGAGCAATGTCGGAGGGCCTTTTCCGGCTTGGttgctggaaaaaaaaagttttgagactGGAAAGGCTGTACCTGAGGAACAACTCTTTGACGAGGCCTTTTCAACTTCTGTCAATGAGAATGCTGAATCTTTCAACGGTGGAGGTCTCCAACAACAAAATAGGAGGACGGATTCGAGCTCGATTGGGTATAGTTTTTCCTAGTATGAGCAAACTTGATTTGTCTGCCAGTGCATTTCAAGGAAGCATCCTGTTCTGACTTGTCGACATGAAATTGCTGAATGTCTTAGATCTGTCGAACAGCAATTTATCAGGGACACTGCCAGTGCAATTGATCAATGGAAGCTCCCACTTGGGGACTCTCAATCTAGCAAATAATAACTTGCAAGGAGAGATTATTTTTCCCAATGTCTTTGCTGCTACAGGATTAAGATTGCTTCGATTGGACCACAATAAGTTTTATGGGGACATCCCTGTTATGTCATCTATTGTGAGTCTGATGGTAATGGATCTTGGCAATAACTTTTTCTCTGGCAAGATTGCAAGATGGATTTGCGACTTGACAAGCTTAGCGGCAGTTAACTTGGCCAATAATCAGTTGCAAGGTTGCTTGTCGCAACTTGAATTCTTGGACCTCTCGGAGAACAATCTTTCCAGCGCTATAACATTGTGCCTTAGCTGGTGAACTCTGAATGATGTTCATCTGAATAAGAACAATTTCAGTGGCTCCATCATGCATGCTTTATCTAACAGCTCAAATTTGGTCGCACTGGACCTTAGCAATAGTAACTTCTATGGAGTTAGCCCTGGTGTCGGGAACCATCCTAGCTTGAGCATTCTTCTTCTCAGAGCTAACCAGTTCAGTGGCACATTTCCAGACCAATTGTGCAGCTTGAGACAGTTGAGTATGATCGATCTTTCTGTAAACAACCCTTCTGGCCATTTACCTAGTTGCTTAGATCAAATGAACTTCGCAGAAGAAGTGTTCGGTAAGGTAGATACAGCGCCTTATTGCATTGAAGAAACAGTCACTGAATGGTCATCTTCCTCATATTTCACGAAAAACACAAGCAGTGAATTTGATTATTACGATGTTCATGTGCAGAACCAATGGCTCAAAGGAATCCAACCCTAGAAGGTTGAGTTCACAACAAAAGGAAGGTTTAATACTTGTGAACGTGGTGTTCttgttctcatggtgggattGGATCTTTCTTGCAACAGGTTAACAGGTAAAATTAACCAATGAGATAGGAATTTTACAATACATCGGTGCACTGAGTCTATCACACAATGAGCTACAGGATATATACCTTGGTCATTCTCTGCGCCAACAAACATAGAGAGTATTGATCTTTCCTAGAATAACTTATCAGGTTCCTCACCTGACGATCTCACTGAGTGGACTTCTTTGCAGTATTTAATGTATCTTACAACAACTTGTCGGTGAAATTCCACATAAGAAACGATTCCAGTCATTTAATAACAGCAGCTACTATGGAGCTCCACTTTTACTTGGACAAGCCACTGGGAATAACAAGAGTCGGGTAAATGAAGGTGGAATCATAGACATGACGACATCCTACTTCAGCTTCGGATCGTCTTATGTCACAGTTCTACTGGTGATTCCAGTTGTTCTGTTCATAAATCCTCGCTGGCGAATGGCATGGTTTCATTATGTTGACATAACCATCACCAAATGCGACATTTGTTTCATCATGTGCTATTTTTTCCTCTGAGACAGGTACGGCTCGAGCATTCATTTGGTTTCCTAAATAATTAGTCCGGATTTCCAGTTTACTGTATCTGTATAAATTTGACTAGATCGAATTAACTTCAACTAGCCCCAAAAGCCACGTTCGGGCATTCTCAAAAGTTTGCCTGATAGTACTGACCCTTAAAGATCTTAGTATCTTTAAACTACGATTCTGTTAGCCAAATGACAACTATAACATGGGATAAATGTGATAGTCCTACCCTTCCCTCATCTTTTCGATGATGAGTTATTCCTCTTCAATCTGAATTATGTTATCGCTGGTTCTCCATATGATCCAGCTTGCGTTTTCACATCTTCTGCATGATTCCAGATCTTGCTAGGACATAGTTATAGCAggaaagaaactaaaatttCTAGTTCACATGGACATGCTGAATATATGTGTATTGCAATGATATTCAATTTTCTTTGTAAAATGTGGACAGACTAGGTTCCCTCTTTTCTCATCATATAGTAGAGCTAAGAAAAGAATGGCTAGCTGCAATAGCAACTTCTGAAAAAGAACCTGTTAAGCAGGTTCTTGTCCtagaaatggaaggaaaaaaatgaaaatcaggcATATCAACCTGACCTCAGTGAGTTGAACTTTGAGGCAGCCTGAACGATCCACCGGCATAAAGAGCCTCGTAAACAGGTTTTATTCTGATAGTCAGAATCAGGCTCATAATTACGCCAAAACCGCACACTGCAGCCAAAATCAGAAAGGTGAGCCTGAAACAATCAGGACCCAAGCAAGTCATGGTCGAGGCGAGCACATCAAATCCGTGCTGCTTAGCCGCCTCATTGTCATATATGTAACCAGCTAAGAGGCCCGAGAAGAGGAATGCGCCAATGGGATTCCCCAATGAGATGAAGTTGTACAGCAAGCCAAAATGCTTCAGTCCAAAAAGCTCGGAGACGGTTGGGATCATGATGGAGAATTGAACACCGTAGCAGATTCCAAGTAGTGAAGTTGCCACATAGAGCGTTCCATCTATCGCTGATGCGAAAAGAAAGTAGGTGATGATCATGATTACTTGACTCAGTGTCATCCAGATGGTACGAGGAATTATTTTCGACCTGCGAGGAGTATGGACTTAGATTCACCATTATAGTCCCATGAAGTTGGGAGCAAGATACGCACGGTACTAGGCCAAACTGAAAAAGCAAAGGTACCTAAGAAGTGCTCTCTGAAGGTAAATTCAAGTCAGGACACCGAGGCATCCATGACATCACAAATTGCCGAAAGAATTGAAATCAGTGCTACACTTACCTGACAAAATGTTCAGACACGACACCTCCGCCAAGCCGACCCACGAAGTTGCCAAAGCTGAACAGAGACATGAGGATAGTGGTGTCATGCACACCTTGTGCAATCCCGATTTGCGCCATGTTATTAAGGACGGTCACCCCAGTACCAACTCCAACAAAATACACCAAGAACAGAAGCCAGAAATCTGCCTTGACAAGAGCTTCAAAGAAATTGAAGTCCTCTCCTCGCTTAGGCCTCCTCTTTTTCTTCACCGCCCCTTCACCTTCTGCCAAGAGCATATTAATCTCGGACACATCATTGTTCTCATCAGGGCCTCCAAGGTACATTTCCGTCGTAGAATTCGTCAGAAGCGGTTCAGATTTATCTTCATATCCTTCACAAACAATGCCATCCGAAGGGCCGTATTGGCTTTCCACCGTCAGGGCCCTACTGCTTCGACTAAATGTCATCTTTAGAGGGACAGCAAGAGGAGCCAGGAGGAGGAGAACCATGACGGCAATTGCTGAGTAAGATAATTTAGAAGTCAGAGGAAGGATGTCGTTCAATATTGTTGTCGTTAGAACGTATACAAGCCAAGTGCAATGCTTGTTGCCTGTATAAACATGAAAtgtccatgctttgaagaatctTCACTGGAGGCGGGAACACAAGGCCTGATGAAATACATAGTGATGAAGCACGAAACCGGGACTCCAAGTGAGAGGAACAGGAGGAGTCTGGAAGAAGAATGGTGAAGCATGACGCCATAAATTTCAGTAAATACGGCCGCACTTAAGCCGCAGTATCCTTTGAGAATCCCAGCAACCGTGCCTCGGTCGGCGGGAAAGTTCCTCATGTTAGTAACCAGAATGGCTGTACCGAACCAGGCGCAGCTGTTGGTGGCAACACACAAAGCAACCCATAGCTGCAGTGAACATTAGA
This genomic interval from Rhodamnia argentea isolate NSW1041297 chromosome 4, ASM2092103v1, whole genome shotgun sequence contains the following:
- the LOC115731261 gene encoding receptor-like protein 13; amino-acid sequence: MGLMNVHKEKENASYNLVGLMYTADEISVTRYCSSNCYTLRDLEKMNFNLSSSLIDASFILTVDGLASLELPSFFSSGLSGNLPEYLSNSNLSGTLPVQLINGSSHLGTLNLANNNLQGEIIFPNVFAATGLRLLRLDHNKFYGDIPVMSSIVSLMVMDLGNNFFSGKIARWICDLTSLAAVNLANNQLQGCLSQLEFLDLSENNLSSAITLCLSCGSIMHALSNSSNLVALDLSNSNFYGVSPGVGNHPSLSILLLRANQFSGTFPDQLCSLRQLSMIDLSVNNPSGHLPSCLDQMNFAEEVFGKVDTAPYCIEETVTEWSSSSYFTKNTSSEFDYYDVHVQNQWLKGIQP